In the Apteryx mantelli isolate bAptMan1 chromosome 1, bAptMan1.hap1, whole genome shotgun sequence genome, one interval contains:
- the LOC136991001 gene encoding olfactory receptor 52Z1P-like, which produces MADVNDTAFRPGTFLLVGIPGLEKFHLWISLPFFSMYIFALLGNLVLLFTIVREQSLHKPMYLFLSALTLADLLLSTTTVPRMLAIFWFRVGDISLGACIAQAFLVHFIFFAESGILVAMAFDRYVAICNPLRYVTLLTHSVIWRLELAAVVRSFCLILPIFQLLLRLSYCRNRVIPHSYCEHMGVARLACTSIKVNVVYGLTVILLSVGVDVVLIAVSYGLILRAVFQLPSAGARRKAMSTCSSHLCIILLFYTPAFFSFFTHRFGGHSIPRHVHILLACLYVVVPPMLNPIIYGVNNKQIRETVMSMLSWMGNRRN; this is translated from the coding sequence atggcagacgtcaatgacacagccttccggccaggaacattcctccttgttggcatcccaggcctggagaagtttcacctctggatttctctccccttcttctccatgtatatttttgcccttctaggcaacttagtcttgctatttaccatagtgagagaacaaagcctccacaagcctatgtaccttttcctttctgcattaacactagcagacttgctcttatctaccacgacagtgcccaggatgttagctattttctggttcagagtggggGACATTTCTCTTGGTGCATGCATTGCTCAGGCGTTTCtcgttcatttcattttttttgcagagtcaggaattctggtggccatggcctttgatcggtatgttgccatctgcaaccccctgagatatgtgactttattgacccactcagtcatatggagactagagctggcagctgttgtcagaagctTCTGCCTCATCCTCCCGATTTTTCAGCTGCTTCTAAGGCTGTCCTACTGCAGAAACCGCGttatccctcattcgtactgcgagcacatgggtgtagccaggctggcctgcacaagcataaaagtcaatgTTGTGTATGGTTTAACAGTTATCCTGCTGTCAGTGGGGGTAGATGTAGTGctcattgctgtgtcttatggactgattctcagggctgtcttccagctgccctccgcAGGCGCCCGTCGCAAAGCtatgagcacctgcagctcccacctctgcatcatcctcctgttctacacgccggcgttcttctcctttttcacgcaccgctttggtggccacagcatcccgcgccacgtccacatcctgctggcctgtctctacgtagtagttccccccatgctaaatcccatcatttatggagtgaacaacaagcagattcgtgagacagtaatgtccatgttgtcttggatgggaaACCGGAGGAACTGA
- the LOC136991002 gene encoding olfactory receptor 52Z1P-like — translation MADVNHTAFRPGTFLLVGIPGLEKFHLWISLPFFSMYIFALLGNLVLLFTIVREQSLHKPMYLFLSALTVADLLLSTTTVPRMLAIFWFRVGDISFGACLAQVFLVHFIFAAESGILVAMAFDRYVAICNPLRYVTLLTHSVIWRIELAAVVRSFCIILPMVFLLLRLSYCRNHVIPHSYCEHMGVARLACTSIKVNVVYGLTVALLSLGIDIVLIAVSYGLILRAVFQLPSAGARRKAMSTCGSHLCIILLFYTPAFFSFLTHRFGGHSIPRHVHILLACLYVVVPPMLNPVIYGVNNKQIRETVMSMFAHLQSTLSPTAGKAS, via the exons atggcagacgtcaatcacacagccttccggccaggaacattcctccttgttggcatcccaggcctggagaagtttcacctctggatttctctccccttcttctccatgtatatttttgcccttctaggcaacttagtcttgctatttaccatagtgagagagcaaagcctccacaagcctatgtaccttttcctttctgcattaactgtagcagacttgctcttatctaccactacagtgcccaggatgttagctattttctggttcagagtggggGACATCTCTTTTGGTGCATGCCTTGCTCAGGTGTTTctcgttcattttatttttgctgcagagtcaggaattctggtggccatggcctttgatcggtatgttgccatctgcaaccccctgagatatgtgactttattgacccactcagtcatatggagaatagagctggcagctgttgtcagaagctTCTGCATCATCCTCCCAATGGTTTTTCTGCTTCtaaggctgtcttactgcagaaaccacgttatccctcattcgtactgcgagcacatgggtgtagccaggctggcctgcacaagcataaaagtcaatgTTGTGTATGGTTTAACTGTTGCCCTGCTGTCGTTGGGGATAGATATAGTGCTCATTGCTGTGTCTTACggactgattctcagggctgtcttccagtTGCCCTCCGCAGGTGCCCGTCGCAAAGCTATGAGCACCTGcggctcccacctctgcatcatcctcctgttctacacgccggcgttcttctcctttctcacgcaccgctttggtggccacagcatcccgcgccacgtccacatcctgctggcctgtctctacgtagtggttccccccatgctaaatcccgtcatttatggagtgaacaacaagcagattcgtgagacagtaatgtccatgtt tgcacatctccagagcacgctgtctccaactgcagggaaagcgaGTTAG
- the LOC136991000 gene encoding olfactory receptor 52Z1P-like, with amino-acid sequence MDLLPAPLLLIFRLTSFRPGTFLLVGIPGLEKFHLWISLPFFSMYIFALLGNLVLLFTIVREQSLHKPMYLFLSALTLADLLLSTTTVPRMLAIFWFRVGDISLGACIAQVFLVHFIFFAESGILVAMAFDRYVAICNPLRYVTLLTHSVIWRLELAAVVRSFCLILPIFQLLLRLSYCRNRVIPHSYCEHMGVARLACTSIKVNVVYGLTVILLSVGVDVVLIAVSYGLILRAVFQLPSAGARRKAMSTCSSHLCIILLFYTPAFFSFFTHRFGGHSIPRHVHILLACLYVVVPPMLNPIIYGVNNKQIRETVISMLSWMGGQRN; translated from the exons atggatttgcttcctgcgcctctactgctcattttcagacttacat ccttccggccaggaacattcctccttgttggcatcccaggcctggagaagtttcacctctggatttctctccccttcttctccatgtatatttttgcccttctaggcaacttagtcttgctatttaccatagtgagagaacaaagcctccacaagcctatgtaccttttcctttctgcattaacactagcagacttgctcttatctaccactacagtgcccaggatgttagctattttctggttcagagtggggGACATTTCTCTTGGTGCATGCATTGCTCAGGTGTTTCtcgttcatttcattttttttgcagagtcaggaattctggtggccatggcctttgatcggtatgttgccatctgcaaccccctgagatatgtgactttattgacccactcagtcatatggagactagagctggcagctgttgtcagaagctTCTGCCTCATCCTCCCGATTTTTCAGCTGCTTCTAAGGCTGTCCTACTGCAGAAACCGCGttatccctcattcgtactgcgagcacatgggtgtagccaggctggcctgcacaagcataaaagtcaatgTTGTGTATGGTTTAACAGTTATCCTGCTGTCAGTGGGGGTAGATGTAGTGctcattgctgtgtcttatggactgattctcagggctgtcttccagctgccctccgcAGGCGCCCGTCGCAAAGCtatgagcacctgcagctcccacctctgcatcatcctcctgttctacacgccggcgttcttctcctttttcacgcaccgctttggtggccacagcatcccgcgccacgtccacatcctgctggcctgtctctacgtagtagttccccccatgctaaatcccatcatttatggagtgaacaacaagcagattcgtgagacagtaatatccatgttgtcttggatgggaGGGCAGAGAAACTGA
- the LOC136990999 gene encoding olfactory receptor 52Z1P-like — protein MADVNDTAFRPGTFLLVGIPGLEKFHLWISLPFFSMYIFALLGNLVLLFTIVREQSLHKPMYLFLSALTLADLLLSTTTVPRMLAIFWFRVGDISFGACIAQAFLIHFIFVAESAILVAMAFDRYVAICNPLRYVTLLTHSVIWRLELAAVVRSFCIVLPGIHLVLRLSYCRNRVIPHSYCEHMGIARLACTSIKVNAVYGLTAVLLSAGIDVVFIAVSYGLILRAVFQLPSAGARRKAMSTCTSHLCIIFLFYTPAFFSFFTHRFGGHSIPRHVHILLACLYVVVPPMLNPIIYGVNNKQIRETVMSMLSWMGSQRN, from the coding sequence atggcagacgtcaatgacacagccttccggccaggaacattcctccttgttggcatcccaggcctggagaagtttcacctctggatttctctccccttcttctccatgtatatttttgcccttctaggcaacttagtcttgctatttaccatagtgagagaacaaagcctccacaagcctatgtaccttttcctttctgcattaacactagcagacttgctcttatctaccacgacagtgcccaggatgttagctattttctggttcagagtgggggacatttcttttggtgcatgcattgctcaggcatttctcattcattttatttttgttgcagagtcagcaattctggtggccatggcctttgatcggtatgttgccatctgcaaccccctgagatatgtgactttattgacccactcagtcatatggagactagagctggcagctgttgtcagaagctTCTGCATCGTACTCCCAGGTATTCATCTGGTTCTAAGGCTGTCCTACTGCAGAAACCGCGttatccctcattcgtactgcgagcacatgggtatagccagactggcctgcacaagcataaaagtcaatgCTGTGTATGGTTTAACAGCTGTCCTGCTGTCGGCGGGGATAGATGTAGtgttcattgctgtgtcttatggactgattctcagggctgtcttccagctgccctctgcaggtGCCCGTCGCAAGGCTATGAGCACCTGCacctcccacctctgcatcatcttCCTGTTCTACACGCCAgcgttcttctcctttttcacgcaccgctttggtggccacagcatcccgcgccacgtccacatcctgctggcctgtctctacgtagtggttccccccatgctaaatcccatcatttacggagtgaacaacaagcagattcgtgagacagtaatgtccatgttgtcttggatgggaagccagagaaactga